The nucleotide sequence ATCCAAAAGAAGAAATTATTCCTTCATAACCTTTGTCCACCTGCATAAACTTGTACAAAACGATCAAAGGACGTGGGGGCTGTGCGGCAATGGAAACAGATCGCAGTGACCGCACTTGTTTGCCTTTTGCTTATTTCGGGTCTGCCGCATAAGGCTGATGCGATGGGCGTCAGTGCAAGAAGTGCTGTACTGCTTGAACAGGAATCAGGAAGAATCCTTTTTGAAAAAGATGCCCATACAAAACGGAGGATTGCGAGCATTACTAAAATTATGACGGCCATTCTTGCGATTGAATCCGGGAAGATGGATGAAAAAGCAACGGTCAGCAATCGAGCGATACATACTGAAGGGTCGGCGGTCTACCTTCAGGAGGGTGAGAAGATTAAGCTTGAGGACCTTGTGTACGGCCTGATGCTCCGTTCCGGAAATGATGCGGCTGTCGCCATAGCAGAGCATGTCGGGGGAAGTGTTGAAGGGTTTGTCCATATGATGAACCAGAAGGCAGCGGAAATCGGCATGATGAATACGGAGTTTGCGAATCCGCATGGTCTGGATGATCATGAAAATCATTATTCAACTGCCTATGATATGGCGATCCTGACAAGGTATGCCATGGAAAACCCGATGTATCAGAAAATATCAGGAACTAAGGTGCACCGTGCCCCTAATCCGAATGAGCAGTGGGACCGGGTGTGGAGAAATAAAAATAAACTGCTGACAAGTCTTTATGAGTACAGCACCGGCGGGAAAACGGGGTATACGAAACGGGCGAAGCGGACGCTTGTGTCAACTGCTTCTAAAGAGGGCATGAACCTTGTGGCTGTTACGATTGATGCTTCTGATGACTGGAATGATCATATTGCCATGTTCAATATGGCATACAGAGATTATGATCTTTTTAAAGTGAAAGAGTCTGGAACGCTGAAAGATATTCAGGAGAAAATCTATAAGAACCGGCTGTTCATCAAAAGAGATGTGTACTATCCGCTGAACGATGAGGAGGAGGATGAAATCAGAATCGACATCACGCTCATCAAACCGGATAAAAAATGGGATAAGCCGGAAGATGTGCCGAATGTCGTCGGGAAAATGTCCGTTATTGTAGAAGATGAACGTGTCGATGAGGTGCCCATTTACTATGATAATGGCCTGACCAACAAACCGAATGCCCCTCTTTGGGAAAAATTCCGGAAGCTATTCTTTATCGGAGCGGGCTACAGCGGACATGATTAACATCATATGGGTGGGGCTGACCGTCATCGGAATAGTGTTTGCCATGGTGAACGGCACGATGGAAGAAGTGAACGCTGCGGTTTTTAAAGGGGCAAAAGACGCTGTTACCATCAGCATCGGCTTGATCAGTGTGCTTGTGTTCTGGCTTGGTCTGATGAAGGTGGCGGAAAAAGCCGGACTGCTTGAAAAATTGAGCAATTTGTTTAAGCCGCTTGTTAAAAGACTCTTTCCGGAGATTCCTCCTGAACACCCGGCAATGGGCTACATTCTGTCGAACATGATGGCGAACCTTTTCGGACTCGGCAATGCAGCCACACCTCTTGGCATTAAAGCGATGGAACAGATGAAAAAGCTGAATGGGAATAAACCTGATGCAAGCAGGTCGATGATTACGTTTCTCGCGCTGAACACATCAAGCATTACGCTGATTCCAACGACTGTCATTGCGGTGAGGATGACATACGGGTCAAAGTCACCCACTGATATTGTTGGGCCGACACTGCTTGCAACCATTATTTCCGCCATTGGCGCCATTCTGATAGACCGCTATTTCTACCATAGAAGAATGCGGAAGGAGAGGAGATAGGAATGGGGCTTGTCAGCATCATATCTCTATGGATGATTCCCCTGATGATCGGGTTCATTCTTGTTTACGGCACGTTTAAGAAAGTGCCGACCTATGAAACGTTTGTTGAAGGCGGCAAGGAAGGAATTGAAATTGCCTTTTCTATTATTCCTTATTTAGTGGGAATGCTCGTAGCCATCACCATTTTTCGCGCATCTGGTGCGCTTGAATTTTTCGTCGGGATGATGAAACCCGCACTGGATGCAATCGGTGTGCCGAGTGAAATTGTACCGCTCGCTTTTATCCGGCCGATTTCAGGGACTGCCGCTCTTGGCATGACGACAGATTTGATTGCAGCCTACGGACCGGATTCTTTTATCGGAAGGCTGGCTGCCGTCATGCAGGGAAGCACGGATACAACGCTCTACATCCTGACGGTTTACTTCGGGGCGGTCGGTGTGAAAAAAATGGGGGATGCGCTGAAAGTGGGGCTCCTCGCAGACTTGCTGGGGATTGCGGCTGCTATCTTTATTGTGATGCTTGCTTTTTAATGGCATAGAATACAAGTCTTCCTCATCCGGAAGGCTTTTTTATATGCCTGTTTCGGCAGTTATGAAGATTTTTGAGCAGGCGCATCATTTTTGTGAGATAATAAGGCTTCGTGCATGCCACGAGAACTTGTCTAATCAAATTTTTAGCAGTAAGATGTTAACGAGGTGAAAAGAATGGAACGTTTGCAAAAAGTGATAGCTCACGCAGGCCTTGCATCAAGAAGGAAAGCGGAAGAGCTTATATTAGAAGGAAAAGTTACAGTGAATGGCAAAACCGTCCGGGAGCTTGGGATAAAAGTATCCGGAAATGACCGTGTTGAGGTTGCCGGAGTTCCTGTTGAAAAAGAAGAACCTGTGTATTTTATTCTTTACAAACCGCGCGGAGTGGTCTCGACTGCTTCTGACGATAAAGGAAGAAAAACGGTGACAGATTTCTTCCAGCATATTAAAGAGCGCATCTATCCCGTTGGAAGGCTTGATTATGATACGTCCGGCCTTGTCATCATGACTAATGACGGCGAATTTGCCAATTTGATGATGCACCCCAAGAGCGAAGTTGAAAAAACCTATGTGGCAAAAATCAAAGGCATTCCTCCGCGTGAAACGCTGAGATCGCTTGAAAAAGGAATCATGCTTGAAGACGGGAAAACGGCCCCTGCAAAGGTGAAGTTTGTATCTCTTGATAAAAAGAAGCAGACAAGCATTGTGGAACTGACCATCCATGAAGGCAGAAACAGACAGGTGCGCCGCATGTTTGAAGCGATCGGACACCCTGTTCTAAAGCTTAAGCGCGAAACATACGGCTTCCTTGACCTGAAGGGACTGAAAACAGGCGATGCCCGCGAGCTTTCCCCGCATGAGGTGAAACAGCTCAGATCCCTTGCCAAATTTGGAAAGTAAGCGCCTTAATTTTCACATAAACTTCAAATTATCAGGAAAATGTTCCAAAAAAACAGTGATATAATGAGTTGAAATGTATGAGGATATGGGAGAGTTTTCAATGAAGAAAAAAAGACGTCTGATCATGAGATCCATTATCCTCGCCCTGCTTGCCGGGGCGCTGGGATATACGTTATACACAAATTTTTTCTCAAGCAAAGAAAAGGTGAAGGTTGGCAGCGAGGCGCCTGATTTCGTATTAACAGACCTGAAAGGGGAAAAGCACCAGCTTTCTGATTACAAAGGAAAAGGTGTTTTTCTGAATTTCTGGGGAACATGGTGCGAGCCGTGCAAACGCGAGATGCCCTATATGCAGAACCAGTATGATTATTATTCAGACCAGGGCGTTGAAATTCTCGCAGTGAACATTGAAGAATCAAACGTTGCCGTGCAGAGCTTTATGGAAACATATGATTTATCTTTTCCCGTAGTCCTTGATAAAGACTCACAGGTGCTTGAGGCATATGGAGTTGTCCCGCTTCCGACTACATTTCTCATTGACAAAAATGGAGTAGTGAAAGAAATTATCACTGGCCAGATGAATGAGCGGATGGTCAGGGATTATATGGAATCAATCAAGCCGTAAACGGGGAGTTTTCATCATGAATGAAGTGAAATGCTTATGCGGCCACAGCAATCCGCATGGAACGGTTCTCTGCGAATCCTGCGGCCGTCCTATTCAGGAAAAGGAGAACGGAAGCAAGCTGCTTGATATGAAGTATGACGGCAGTGCAAGACGGTCCCAGACCTATAAAAGAACCCCGGTCGACAAGATCTGGAATTTCTTTTCTTCCGTAAAAGTCGGGATTTGGATTATCGTCCTGATTTTAATAGCGTCAGCGATCGGCACCATTCTTCCTCAAGTGATGTACATACCGCCGAATGTGACGCCTAAAGATTTCTACCGGGAAGAATATGGCGTAATCGGCCAGCTTTATTATCAGCTTGGATTTCATGAACTTTTCAGCTCGTGGTGGTATATTGTCCTGATCGGGGCACTGGCAGCTTCGCTTGTCATTGCAAGCCTTGACAGATTCGTACCGC is from Bacillus sp. FSL H8-0547 and encodes:
- a CDS encoding nucleoside recognition domain-containing protein gives rise to the protein MINIIWVGLTVIGIVFAMVNGTMEEVNAAVFKGAKDAVTISIGLISVLVFWLGLMKVAEKAGLLEKLSNLFKPLVKRLFPEIPPEHPAMGYILSNMMANLFGLGNAATPLGIKAMEQMKKLNGNKPDASRSMITFLALNTSSITLIPTTVIAVRMTYGSKSPTDIVGPTLLATIISAIGAILIDRYFYHRRMRKERR
- the rluB gene encoding 23S rRNA pseudouridine(2605) synthase RluB, producing the protein MERLQKVIAHAGLASRRKAEELILEGKVTVNGKTVRELGIKVSGNDRVEVAGVPVEKEEPVYFILYKPRGVVSTASDDKGRKTVTDFFQHIKERIYPVGRLDYDTSGLVIMTNDGEFANLMMHPKSEVEKTYVAKIKGIPPRETLRSLEKGIMLEDGKTAPAKVKFVSLDKKKQTSIVELTIHEGRNRQVRRMFEAIGHPVLKLKRETYGFLDLKGLKTGDARELSPHEVKQLRSLAKFGK
- a CDS encoding spore maturation protein; translated protein: MGLVSIISLWMIPLMIGFILVYGTFKKVPTYETFVEGGKEGIEIAFSIIPYLVGMLVAITIFRASGALEFFVGMMKPALDAIGVPSEIVPLAFIRPISGTAALGMTTDLIAAYGPDSFIGRLAAVMQGSTDTTLYILTVYFGAVGVKKMGDALKVGLLADLLGIAAAIFIVMLAF
- a CDS encoding D-alanyl-D-alanine carboxypeptidase family protein — encoded protein: MGVSARSAVLLEQESGRILFEKDAHTKRRIASITKIMTAILAIESGKMDEKATVSNRAIHTEGSAVYLQEGEKIKLEDLVYGLMLRSGNDAAVAIAEHVGGSVEGFVHMMNQKAAEIGMMNTEFANPHGLDDHENHYSTAYDMAILTRYAMENPMYQKISGTKVHRAPNPNEQWDRVWRNKNKLLTSLYEYSTGGKTGYTKRAKRTLVSTASKEGMNLVAVTIDASDDWNDHIAMFNMAYRDYDLFKVKESGTLKDIQEKIYKNRLFIKRDVYYPLNDEEEDEIRIDITLIKPDKKWDKPEDVPNVVGKMSVIVEDERVDEVPIYYDNGLTNKPNAPLWEKFRKLFFIGAGYSGHD
- a CDS encoding thiol-disulfide oxidoreductase ResA — translated: MKKKRRLIMRSIILALLAGALGYTLYTNFFSSKEKVKVGSEAPDFVLTDLKGEKHQLSDYKGKGVFLNFWGTWCEPCKREMPYMQNQYDYYSDQGVEILAVNIEESNVAVQSFMETYDLSFPVVLDKDSQVLEAYGVVPLPTTFLIDKNGVVKEIITGQMNERMVRDYMESIKP